A genomic segment from Blastococcus sp. PRF04-17 encodes:
- a CDS encoding ABC transporter substrate-binding protein, which translates to MTRIPGRALRTMVPLVSAALFLTACGGDDGGGDGGSDGGSTTELTAIIPFPSGISFYPLFVADDRGYFGDVSVNVESAEGTAASLQQVLTGQADMCLCSPGPVMQAVAEGEDLVSVYTLYQSDVFALVTEAGEPISDIEELRGQTIGVDSREAGAESWLVPLLSAEGLQLDTDYQLTAVGSGATPIAAFERDEIVAYAAAYVDVAIMELRGFQTEKVDVPGSDVFFDATVWMRGDFVEENPDVVESVGRGLAMATAWGQDNPEGVLEITGEEFAEEVSDMEFALALVEETEALWQLPDSADGQWGYSDPDRVQGLIDAFVEQGYLEEEIDAGVFTNDFVEAFNDFEASDL; encoded by the coding sequence ATGACCCGAATCCCCGGCCGCGCACTACGCACCATGGTGCCGCTCGTGTCCGCCGCCCTGTTCCTGACCGCCTGCGGTGGCGACGACGGTGGCGGCGATGGCGGGAGCGACGGTGGCTCGACCACCGAGCTCACCGCGATCATCCCGTTCCCGAGTGGCATCAGCTTCTACCCGCTGTTCGTCGCGGACGACCGGGGCTACTTCGGCGACGTCTCGGTGAACGTCGAGTCGGCCGAGGGCACCGCTGCCTCGCTGCAGCAGGTGCTGACCGGCCAGGCGGACATGTGCTTGTGCAGCCCCGGCCCGGTGATGCAGGCGGTGGCAGAGGGTGAGGACCTCGTCTCGGTCTACACGCTGTACCAGTCCGACGTCTTCGCCCTCGTCACCGAGGCCGGCGAGCCGATCAGCGACATCGAGGAGCTGCGCGGCCAGACCATCGGGGTCGACTCCCGCGAGGCCGGCGCCGAGTCCTGGCTGGTGCCTCTGCTCAGCGCCGAGGGTCTGCAGCTCGACACGGACTACCAGCTGACCGCCGTGGGCTCCGGCGCGACCCCGATCGCCGCCTTCGAGCGCGACGAGATCGTCGCGTACGCCGCTGCGTACGTGGACGTCGCCATCATGGAGCTGCGGGGCTTCCAGACGGAGAAGGTCGACGTCCCCGGTTCCGACGTCTTCTTCGACGCAACCGTCTGGATGCGGGGCGACTTCGTCGAGGAGAACCCGGACGTCGTCGAGTCGGTCGGGCGGGGCTTGGCCATGGCGACGGCGTGGGGGCAGGACAACCCCGAGGGCGTGCTGGAGATCACCGGCGAGGAGTTCGCCGAGGAGGTCTCGGACATGGAGTTCGCTCTCGCCCTGGTCGAGGAGACCGAAGCGCTGTGGCAGCTGCCGGACTCGGCCGACGGGCAGTGGGGGTACTCCGACCCCGACCGCGTCCAGGGATTGATCGACGCCTTCGTCGAGCAGGGCTACCTCGAGGAGGAGATCGACGCCGGAGTCTTCACCAACGACTTCGTCGAGGCGTTCAACGACTTCGAGGCGTCCGACCTGTGA